A genome region from Sceloporus undulatus isolate JIND9_A2432 ecotype Alabama chromosome 1, SceUnd_v1.1, whole genome shotgun sequence includes the following:
- the LOC121926284 gene encoding membrane-spanning 4-domains subfamily A member 8-like: MANGTVVFLAPNGANQAGQRLPGATIIQPPGTVQYVQYGGQPVGNPSNPQVGPLEKFLKVETKTLGAIQIFIGLIHIGLGAISAAIWGRFYLSIATIGGYVFWGALFFIISGSLSVSAEKHLTPGLVNASVGMNITSAIMALTGTILLLVDVILNCFYSCPYDYDCYWERSIGTGISVLLLLFSLLEFCITVSTAHFGCQATSCCRSAQQPVVFVPYTVSENVVAPSEEYPSPPPAYNAVDSSPNRQ; this comes from the exons ATGGCTAATGGAACAGTAGTCTTTCTTGCCCCAAATGGTGCCAACCAAGCAGGCCAGAGGCTTCCTGGTGCTACAATCATCCAGCCACCAGGAACAGTACAATATGTGCAGTATGGAGGCCAGCCAGTTGGAAATCCCAGCAACCCGCAAGTGGGACCACTGGAGAAATTTCTCAAAGTGGAGACCAAGACTCTGGGG GCCATCCAGATCTTTATTGGATTGATACACATTGGCTTGGGTGCTATCTCAGCTGCTATTTGGGGTCGATTCTACCTTTCTATTGCAACTATTGGCGGATATGTATTCTGGGGTGCACTGTTT TTCATTATTTCTGGATCCCTGTCGGTGTCAGCTGAGAAACATCTTACTCCAGGACTG GTGAATGCCAGTGTGGGAATGAACATCACAAGTGCTATAATGGCATTAACTGGCACCATTTTATTGCTAGTAGacgtgattttaaattgtttttattcttgtCCATACGACTATGACTGTTACTGGGAAAGA TCTATAGGTACTGGGATCTCTGTTCTGCTCCTCTTGTTCAGCCTCCTGGAGTTTTGCATCACTGTTTCAACAGCACATTTTGGGTGCCAGGCAACCTCCTGCTGCCGCAGTGCTCAG CAGCCAGTGGTTTTTGTGCCCTACACTGTCAGTGAAAATGTAGTGGCTCCCAGTGAAGAGTACCCTTCACCTCCTCCAGCCTATAATGCTGTAGATTCATCTCCCAATAGACAATGA